The Hymenobacter sp. GOD-10R genome includes a window with the following:
- a CDS encoding glycine--tRNA ligase, which translates to MSNPTQKPSLENTQLKDIVAHAKEYGFVFPSSEIYDGLAAVYDYGPNGVELKNNLKQLWWRAMTQLNANVVGIDAAIFMHPLTWKASGHVDGFNDPLIDNLDSKKRYRADVLIEDKAAELAKQGDQAGADILLADMGRLLTAEDLAGVRQLIIDYKITCPVSGTSNWTDVRQFNLMYSTQGSAVEGDAAQIYLRPETAQGIFVNFLNVQKSARMKIPFGIAQIGKAFRNEIVARQFIFRMREFEQMEMQFFIRPGTEMEWYNKWKETRHRWHQAVGLPTDKLRFHDHDKLAHYANAAVDIEYEFPFGFKEIEGIHSRTDFDLTQHQALSKKKQQYFDNDLDPETGKPYGNYVPYVVETSVGADRLFLATLCQAYTEETITEGEGEKEQTKTRTFLKLHPALSPVKAAIFPLVKKDGMPEKAQAIFDELRHDFRLVIEDKDAIGKRYTRQDLIGTPFCIVVDGQTMEDNTVTVRHRDSREQTRMPISELRSYIGEAVSFRRIFEHL; encoded by the coding sequence ATGAGCAATCCGACGCAAAAACCTTCCCTCGAAAATACCCAACTCAAGGACATCGTGGCGCACGCCAAAGAATACGGTTTCGTGTTCCCGTCGTCCGAGATTTACGATGGCCTCGCGGCCGTGTACGACTACGGTCCCAACGGCGTAGAGTTGAAGAATAACTTGAAGCAGCTGTGGTGGCGCGCCATGACGCAGTTGAACGCCAACGTAGTGGGTATTGATGCCGCTATCTTCATGCACCCGCTCACGTGGAAAGCAAGCGGCCACGTCGACGGCTTCAACGACCCGCTGATTGATAACCTCGACTCGAAGAAGCGCTACCGCGCCGACGTGCTCATTGAAGACAAGGCCGCTGAGCTAGCCAAGCAAGGTGACCAAGCAGGCGCGGACATCTTATTGGCTGATATGGGCCGCTTGCTCACCGCCGAGGACCTAGCCGGCGTGCGCCAACTGATCATCGACTACAAAATTACGTGCCCCGTATCGGGCACTTCGAACTGGACCGACGTACGGCAGTTCAACCTGATGTATTCGACGCAGGGCAGCGCCGTGGAAGGCGACGCCGCGCAGATCTACCTGCGGCCGGAAACGGCGCAGGGTATCTTCGTAAACTTCCTGAACGTGCAGAAATCAGCACGCATGAAGATTCCATTCGGGATTGCGCAAATCGGCAAAGCGTTCCGCAACGAGATTGTAGCGCGGCAGTTCATCTTCCGCATGCGGGAGTTCGAACAAATGGAAATGCAGTTCTTCATCCGGCCTGGGACAGAGATGGAGTGGTACAACAAGTGGAAGGAAACGCGTCATCGCTGGCACCAAGCTGTGGGTCTGCCCACCGACAAGCTTCGCTTCCACGACCACGACAAGCTAGCCCACTACGCTAATGCGGCTGTAGATATCGAGTATGAATTCCCCTTTGGCTTCAAAGAAATCGAAGGTATTCACTCCCGCACCGACTTTGACCTGACGCAGCACCAAGCCTTGTCGAAGAAAAAACAGCAGTACTTCGACAATGACCTCGACCCCGAGACGGGCAAGCCCTACGGCAACTACGTGCCCTACGTGGTAGAAACATCAGTAGGAGCCGACCGCTTATTTCTGGCTACGCTATGCCAAGCCTACACGGAAGAAACGATTACGGAGGGGGAAGGCGAGAAGGAACAAACCAAGACGCGCACCTTCTTGAAGCTGCACCCAGCTTTGTCGCCGGTGAAGGCTGCCATCTTCCCGCTCGTGAAGAAAGATGGGATGCCAGAGAAGGCACAAGCCATCTTCGACGAGTTGCGCCACGATTTCCGTCTGGTGATTGAAGACAAAGACGCCATCGGTAAGCGCTACACCCGCCAGGACCTTATCGGTACGCCCTTCTGCATCGTGGTCGACGGGCAAACCATGGAAGACAACACCGTGACGGTACGCCACCGCGATTCGCGCGAGCAAACGCGGATGCCGATTTCGGAGCTGCGCAGCTACATCGGCGAGGCCGTGAGCTTCCGTCGCATCTTTGAACACTTGTAG
- a CDS encoding inorganic phosphate transporter, translating to MLGLEPHVLLLLLACLLAACAFEFVNGFHDTANAVATVIYTNTLRPWVAVIWSAFWNFIGVFAGGIGVAMGIVYLLPVESLVDQNVYHGIAMVGALIVAAIIWNVGTWYYGLPSSSSHALIGSILGVGIAFSFLPDSRGAAVNWGKAGETGLALLISPIFGFSLTIVMMFLLKRFVRSKAIFKEPHKRKPPPLWIRLILIVTCTLVSFFHGSNDGQKGVGLVMLILIGIVPTFYALNKDLNPLDMRESLTKVEQVLGKVNAAGLSEADQKLLAESRAQTADLDRIFAGKTSVNDLPQNARFEIRRDILLLNNRASKLVASKQLPISTVDREQYDTAIKNMRTFTDYAPKWVLIIVSISLGLGTMIGWQRIVKTIGERIGKEHLTYAQGASSELVAASMIGVTTAFGLPTSTTHVLSSAIAGSMVANRGIKNLNPQMVRNIALAWVLTLPVTMFLAGGIFLLFRAIL from the coding sequence ATGCTTGGCTTAGAGCCTCATGTGCTGCTGTTGCTGCTAGCCTGTTTGCTGGCAGCCTGCGCCTTCGAATTTGTCAACGGCTTTCACGACACGGCCAACGCCGTAGCGACGGTCATTTACACCAACACCCTCCGGCCCTGGGTAGCCGTTATCTGGTCGGCCTTCTGGAATTTTATCGGCGTGTTTGCCGGTGGTATCGGGGTTGCGATGGGCATCGTGTACCTGTTGCCCGTCGAGAGCCTCGTCGACCAGAACGTGTACCACGGCATTGCCATGGTTGGGGCGCTCATTGTGGCGGCCATCATCTGGAACGTGGGTACGTGGTACTACGGCCTGCCATCGTCTAGCTCCCACGCCCTCATTGGATCTATTTTAGGAGTGGGCATTGCCTTTTCCTTCCTGCCCGACTCCCGCGGAGCAGCCGTGAATTGGGGCAAAGCCGGCGAAACAGGCCTAGCCCTGCTCATCAGCCCAATCTTCGGTTTCTCGCTCACCATTGTAATGATGTTTTTGCTCAAACGCTTCGTGCGTAGCAAAGCCATCTTTAAGGAGCCCCACAAGCGCAAGCCCCCACCCCTCTGGATTCGCCTGATCCTGATTGTGACGTGTACGCTGGTAAGCTTCTTCCATGGTTCCAACGACGGACAGAAGGGCGTAGGCTTGGTCATGCTGATCCTGATTGGTATCGTGCCCACTTTCTATGCGCTCAACAAGGACCTAAACCCCCTTGATATGCGCGAGTCGCTGACCAAGGTGGAACAGGTACTGGGAAAAGTAAACGCCGCGGGCTTAAGCGAAGCCGACCAGAAGCTGCTAGCTGAATCACGGGCCCAAACAGCCGACCTCGACCGCATCTTTGCCGGTAAAACCAGCGTGAATGATTTGCCCCAAAACGCTCGCTTCGAGATTCGCCGCGACATTCTGCTGCTCAACAACCGTGCGTCTAAGCTGGTAGCCAGCAAGCAACTGCCCATCAGCACCGTCGACCGCGAGCAATACGATACGGCCATCAAGAACATGCGCACCTTCACCGACTACGCGCCCAAGTGGGTGCTGATTATCGTGTCGATATCGCTGGGCCTAGGTACCATGATCGGCTGGCAGCGCATCGTGAAAACTATCGGGGAGCGGATCGGTAAAGAGCACCTCACCTACGCGCAAGGTGCCTCTTCCGAACTGGTAGCGGCCAGCATGATTGGGGTGACCACGGCGTTCGGCCTGCCCACCAGCACCACGCACGTATTATCATCGGCCATCGCCGGCTCCATGGTCGCCAACCGGGGCATCAAGAACTTGAATCCGCAGATGGTGCGCAACATCGCTCTAGCTTGGGTTCTCACGCTACCCGTGACAATGTTCTTAGCAGGCGGTATCTTTTTACTGTTCCGCGCTATCCTGTAA
- a CDS encoding DUF4385 domain-containing protein yields the protein MPFNYDLDFHTVDFRQHPELYRVGKGEQGVLLVEPYKSEILPHWRFRTPEVARESSEHIYTLFLAYLQANDFIGADMARKFLQMGFTRARRYANHRGGKKYDGPVPADKKGQSGAHGRAELPRAPEDPDKAAAAAIFKLKWDEAKHHPDYVQQRASFEAQYGR from the coding sequence ATGCCGTTCAACTACGACCTAGATTTCCACACCGTCGACTTTCGGCAGCACCCAGAGCTTTACCGGGTGGGCAAAGGCGAGCAGGGCGTGTTACTTGTCGAGCCGTATAAATCGGAAATACTGCCGCATTGGCGATTCCGCACGCCCGAAGTGGCCCGTGAATCGTCGGAGCATATCTACACGTTGTTTCTCGCCTACCTCCAGGCCAATGACTTCATCGGCGCCGATATGGCACGCAAGTTCCTGCAGATGGGCTTCACGCGAGCGAGACGCTACGCTAATCATCGTGGCGGCAAGAAGTACGATGGGCCCGTGCCGGCTGACAAGAAAGGCCAAAGCGGTGCCCACGGTCGAGCCGAGCTACCCCGCGCACCGGAAGATCCGGATAAAGCGGCCGCTGCTGCCATCTTCAAGCTGAAGTGGGACGAGGCCAAGCACCACCCCGACTACGTGCAGCAGCGGGCTTCTTTCGAGGCCCAGTACGGCCGCTGA
- a CDS encoding aldo/keto reductase: MNNVLSTEPTFLLGGDFPVNRLGFGAMRTPGPGLWGPPADRPAMLALLRRVVELGVTFIDTADMYGPFVSEELLAEALHPYAAGVVIGTKGGCVRFAPGVDGVLLDGTPQHLHDALTGSLRRLKLERIDLYQLHRIDPRVPSERTFAFLADAQRQGLVRHLGLSEVSVDDIKLAQQHFPVVSVQNRYSLFDRAAEPVLTYCREQGIAFIPWFPIGGGQVQETELVQQVAARHQVSVRQLALSWLLHHAPNILPIPGTTSIAHLEENMRAASVQLTAQDMQDLETLR, encoded by the coding sequence ATGAACAACGTATTGTCCACAGAACCTACCTTTTTGTTAGGAGGTGATTTTCCCGTAAACAGGCTCGGCTTTGGCGCGATGCGTACCCCTGGCCCAGGTCTCTGGGGCCCACCGGCCGATCGGCCAGCTATGCTCGCGCTGCTACGGCGGGTGGTAGAGCTCGGCGTAACCTTTATTGATACGGCCGATATGTATGGTCCCTTCGTGTCGGAAGAGCTGCTAGCCGAAGCGCTACACCCCTACGCGGCTGGGGTGGTTATCGGCACGAAAGGTGGCTGCGTGCGCTTCGCTCCTGGTGTAGATGGCGTACTGCTGGATGGCACGCCGCAGCACCTGCACGATGCCCTCACCGGTAGCTTGCGCCGCCTCAAGCTAGAGCGCATCGACCTCTACCAGCTGCACCGCATTGATCCGAGGGTGCCCTCTGAGCGCACCTTTGCCTTCTTGGCCGATGCCCAACGCCAGGGCTTGGTACGGCACCTAGGTTTGTCGGAAGTATCTGTCGACGACATCAAGCTGGCTCAGCAGCACTTTCCGGTAGTCTCAGTCCAGAACCGCTACAGCCTATTCGATCGGGCAGCGGAACCCGTGCTGACGTATTGCCGTGAACAGGGCATTGCCTTTATTCCATGGTTTCCCATCGGCGGAGGGCAGGTGCAGGAAACCGAACTGGTGCAGCAAGTAGCCGCGCGGCACCAGGTTTCGGTGCGGCAGCTCGCTTTGAGCTGGCTATTACACCACGCACCAAACATTCTGCCCATCCCCGGCACTACCAGCATCGCGCACCTGGAAGAGAACATGCGGGCAGCCTCCGTGCAACTGACTGCGCAGGATATGCAAGATTTAGAGACGCTCCGCTAG
- a CDS encoding helix-turn-helix domain-containing protein has translation MRPSVARFAVLNTVADFTQHYGFAPPSHPLLTVIDLAQYPIPELFAEPALRHLYLVVLKRHFHGQLPYGQQVYDYRQGELGFYAPGQPVQFCPTDGAPAPATAQGWMVVFHPDLLARRPAGPFPGSYPFFAYRVQQALALSATEEQLLNYTVQGLRQESEQPIDAFSQELLSTQLDVLLQYASRAYHRQFPVQPANGPDLLSRFEALLATYLDGAAEQPLPTVQHFADALHVSPAHLGDVLRTHTGQNAQQHLHAALLEKAKHLLLGTSWSIREIAFSLGFENPSYFSRLFKQKMGLTPAEFRQSAYLGIPAVDVEKYD, from the coding sequence ATGAGACCTTCCGTGGCCCGCTTCGCCGTCCTGAACACGGTAGCCGACTTTACGCAGCATTACGGCTTTGCCCCGCCCAGTCACCCGCTCCTGACGGTAATTGACCTAGCGCAGTATCCGATACCCGAGTTATTCGCCGAACCTGCTCTGCGCCACCTCTACCTGGTCGTCTTGAAGCGGCACTTCCATGGGCAGCTTCCCTATGGGCAGCAGGTGTACGACTATCGACAAGGAGAGCTAGGTTTTTACGCGCCCGGCCAGCCCGTACAGTTTTGCCCCACTGACGGTGCTCCCGCGCCAGCAACGGCGCAGGGCTGGATGGTGGTGTTTCACCCCGACTTACTGGCTCGCCGCCCGGCTGGTCCTTTTCCGGGTAGCTACCCATTTTTCGCGTACCGGGTGCAGCAAGCCCTAGCCCTGTCGGCTACTGAGGAACAGTTGCTGAACTATACCGTCCAGGGGTTGCGACAGGAAAGCGAGCAGCCTATTGATGCTTTCAGCCAGGAGTTGCTGAGTACGCAACTCGACGTACTGCTGCAATATGCCAGTCGGGCTTACCACCGGCAATTCCCCGTACAGCCAGCTAATGGGCCCGACTTGCTGAGCCGCTTCGAAGCTTTGCTGGCCACCTACCTAGATGGTGCTGCCGAGCAGCCCCTGCCCACCGTGCAGCACTTTGCCGACGCCCTGCACGTATCGCCTGCCCACCTGGGCGACGTGCTGCGCACGCATACCGGGCAGAATGCGCAGCAGCATCTGCACGCTGCCCTCCTCGAAAAAGCCAAGCACCTGCTGCTAGGTACTTCCTGGAGCATTCGCGAAATCGCTTTTTCGCTGGGCTTCGAGAATCCTTCGTACTTCAGCCGCTTGTTCAAGCAGAAAATGGGCCTTACGCCTGCCGAGTTTAGACAGTCTGCTTACCTAGGTATTCCGGCAGTGGATGTTGAGAAATATGACTAG
- a CDS encoding Ig-like domain-containing protein, with translation MSVLFGSMLLTGCAAISSPQGGPRDKEPPKMTRSIPANGARNVTNQSIRLEFSETVQLKDLQKNLVVAPVISDSNRYKIKQERTAITLTYEKPLAKNTTYSFNFGNAITDITESNVVLNPIVAFSTGAELDSGRVDGRVTDLLTARVVPDVAVMLYPQQDTANIRRGRPYYLTHTDKKGTYSFRYIKEGNYRLFALADKNQNNRYNEGEKIAYLPDLITVKAGLDSIPLVLTRPDARKPLVVSQTPGPVQFKIGFNEGVTQVNLAPLAASTAPNSALNDAVQLAERGRTVNLYRTNVLTEGRYVLAATDSVGNNSRDTINVRFPGTPPPRRGAAYTVEGNPKEINAQGQLRIQFADPIRLLSDKPFATLVEDSTKQRSLRIPTDAVLNTEREQLTITLNTKAKNTVTIRLDSTVLASVTDRPLRLKPIRLRITEQSNTGTLSGTIETKYPKFQLQVINNEFQPIAVLNNPKGTFRFDNLAPGAYRLRVLVDLNGDGKWSAGDPNLKIPAEPVYFYTGLPLAPVRANWEQEDIKLKF, from the coding sequence TTGTCTGTACTTTTTGGGTCGATGCTGCTCACTGGCTGCGCCGCCATTAGCTCACCCCAGGGTGGGCCGCGCGACAAAGAGCCGCCAAAGATGACCAGAAGCATACCGGCCAATGGCGCCCGTAACGTAACGAACCAGTCGATCCGGCTGGAGTTTTCGGAAACGGTACAGCTAAAGGATCTGCAGAAAAACTTGGTAGTAGCGCCAGTTATTTCTGATTCCAACCGCTATAAGATTAAGCAAGAGCGCACAGCCATCACCCTGACCTACGAGAAGCCACTAGCAAAGAATACAACCTATTCCTTCAACTTCGGGAATGCCATCACGGACATTACGGAGAGTAACGTCGTGCTTAATCCCATCGTGGCCTTCAGCACGGGCGCCGAGCTGGACTCGGGGCGGGTGGATGGACGCGTGACGGATCTGCTCACGGCCAGAGTGGTACCCGATGTGGCCGTCATGCTGTACCCGCAGCAAGACACTGCTAACATCCGGCGGGGCCGGCCTTACTACCTCACCCACACCGACAAGAAAGGCACTTACTCGTTTCGCTACATCAAGGAAGGTAATTACCGCTTGTTTGCGCTGGCCGATAAAAACCAAAACAACCGCTACAACGAGGGCGAGAAGATTGCCTACCTGCCCGACCTTATTACGGTGAAAGCAGGCCTTGACTCTATCCCGCTGGTGCTGACCCGCCCCGATGCGCGCAAGCCGCTGGTAGTAAGTCAGACGCCCGGCCCGGTGCAATTTAAAATTGGGTTCAACGAGGGTGTGACGCAAGTCAACCTAGCTCCGCTCGCTGCTTCTACTGCGCCCAACTCAGCCCTAAACGACGCCGTGCAACTCGCCGAACGAGGCCGCACGGTAAACCTATACCGCACCAACGTGCTGACGGAAGGCCGCTATGTGCTAGCCGCCACCGACAGCGTGGGCAACAACTCGCGCGATACCATCAATGTACGCTTTCCGGGCACGCCACCACCTCGGCGCGGCGCGGCCTACACCGTAGAAGGCAACCCCAAAGAAATAAATGCCCAGGGGCAATTGCGCATTCAGTTCGCGGATCCTATTCGTCTTCTCTCGGACAAGCCTTTCGCCACGCTCGTAGAAGACTCCACCAAACAGCGCTCCTTGCGTATTCCCACCGATGCTGTACTCAACACAGAGCGTGAGCAGCTCACGATTACGCTTAATACGAAGGCGAAGAATACCGTCACGATTCGGCTGGATAGTACCGTGCTTGCATCCGTCACGGATCGGCCGCTACGGCTCAAACCCATCCGTCTGCGCATCACTGAGCAGTCGAATACGGGTACTCTTTCCGGCACCATCGAGACGAAGTATCCGAAGTTTCAGCTTCAAGTTATCAACAACGAATTTCAGCCCATTGCGGTGCTGAACAATCCGAAAGGCACCTTCCGTTTCGACAACCTAGCTCCGGGTGCCTACCGCCTGCGTGTACTCGTGGATCTCAACGGCGATGGTAAATGGAGCGCCGGCGACCCAAACCTGAAGATACCCGCAGAGCCTGTTTATTTTTATACAGGCCTTCCTCTTGCTCCCGTACGTGCCAATTGGGAGCAAGAGGACATTAAATTAAAATTCTAA
- a CDS encoding methyltransferase domain-containing protein: protein MSYERLEKCPVCGKTDFRNKLVVEDKSVSKESFAIVQCTACGFQFTNPRPDAVSIGRYYESDEYVSHNSAAAGLINQAYKVARFFTMRRKVALLNKVAARKGKVLDYGCGTGHFLAACKANGWQVQGLEPSPRARAEATKRVGKPIEADNLGPFEAGSFDAITLWHVLEHVHDLNDTLRQLISLLKPEGTLIIAVPNVDSPDAQHYRQDWAAYDVPRHLYHFSPKTLAQLLKKHKMQVQETLPMTLDAYYVSMLSEKNRAERGEGILTVLRTGYQSNLQAARRDGNYSSLTYVAKRKQ, encoded by the coding sequence GTGTCTTACGAGCGTCTCGAAAAGTGCCCTGTGTGCGGAAAAACCGATTTCCGCAACAAGTTGGTAGTGGAAGATAAGTCAGTTAGCAAAGAAAGCTTTGCCATTGTGCAGTGCACTGCGTGCGGTTTTCAGTTTACCAACCCGCGGCCAGATGCCGTTAGCATTGGGCGCTATTACGAGTCGGACGAGTACGTATCGCACAACAGCGCGGCGGCGGGGCTTATCAACCAGGCGTACAAAGTAGCGCGCTTTTTCACGATGCGGCGCAAAGTAGCCTTGCTCAACAAAGTAGCAGCGCGCAAAGGCAAAGTGCTAGATTATGGCTGTGGCACCGGGCACTTTTTGGCCGCCTGCAAAGCCAACGGCTGGCAGGTGCAGGGCCTAGAACCTAGCCCCCGCGCCCGCGCCGAAGCAACGAAGCGCGTCGGCAAACCTATTGAAGCTGACAACCTAGGTCCTTTCGAGGCGGGTTCCTTCGATGCTATTACGCTCTGGCACGTCCTGGAACACGTTCACGACCTGAATGATACCTTGCGCCAGCTCATTAGTTTGTTGAAGCCCGAAGGTACGCTCATCATCGCCGTGCCTAACGTCGACAGCCCCGATGCCCAGCATTACCGCCAAGATTGGGCGGCTTACGATGTACCCCGGCATCTGTACCATTTCAGCCCCAAAACCCTCGCGCAACTGCTCAAAAAGCACAAAATGCAGGTGCAAGAAACCCTGCCCATGACGCTAGACGCGTACTACGTGAGCATGCTCAGCGAAAAAAACCGCGCCGAGCGGGGTGAAGGAATCCTGACGGTGTTGCGCACGGGCTACCAGTCGAACCTGCAAGCGGCGCGGCGCGACGGCAATTATTCGAGCCTAACCTATGTCGCTAAGCGCAAGCAGTAG
- the mnmG gene encoding tRNA uridine-5-carboxymethylaminomethyl(34) synthesis enzyme MnmG, which yields MFQQEEYDVIVVGAGHAGCEAAAAAANLGSKVLLVTMNMNTIAQMSCNPAMGGVAKGQILREVDALGGQSGIVTDKTMIQFRMLNRSKGPAMWSPRAQSDRMRFAEEWRLTLEQTLNVDFWQEAVMGLVVENDTVVGVRTQLGIEFRGKSVVLTNGTFLNGLIHIGEKNFGGGRAAERGSTGITEQLKELGFEAGRMKTGTPPRVDGRSLDYSKMEEQPGDEVPSKFSYLNTPALVKQRPCYITYTNSEVHEILREGFEKSPMFQGRIKGLGPRYCPSVEDKINRFADKDRHQIFVEPEGWSTVEVYVNGFSSSLPEDVQYRALRKIAGFEKAKMFRPGYAIEYDFFPPTQLSLTLETKRIKNLYFAGQINGTTGYEEAACQGLMAGINAHNRVHGKEPFILKRSEAYIGVLIDDLVNKGTDEPYRMFTSRAEHRILLRQDNADLRLTPLGYALGLASEERMELVRQKESETADVLEYLKNKTVEPAEINGLLEELGSATISEKTRAINLLRRPNIELADLTRTLPTMALELAPYLADSLEQAVITIKYETYIQKEHQQAARLTELENFVIQGRLDYKQMPALSHEAREKLLRVQPETIGQAARISGVSPADISVLMVYLGK from the coding sequence ATGTTTCAGCAAGAAGAATACGATGTCATTGTAGTAGGTGCCGGCCACGCTGGTTGCGAAGCGGCTGCGGCCGCTGCCAACCTAGGCTCTAAGGTGCTGCTGGTTACGATGAATATGAACACCATCGCCCAGATGTCGTGCAACCCGGCGATGGGTGGCGTGGCCAAAGGCCAGATCCTGCGCGAAGTAGATGCGCTGGGTGGGCAAAGCGGCATCGTGACTGACAAGACCATGATTCAGTTCCGCATGCTGAACCGCTCGAAAGGACCAGCTATGTGGAGCCCGCGTGCTCAGAGCGACCGGATGCGCTTTGCCGAAGAATGGCGCCTGACGCTGGAGCAAACACTGAACGTAGACTTCTGGCAGGAAGCTGTGATGGGTTTGGTCGTGGAGAACGATACCGTCGTCGGTGTGCGTACCCAGCTCGGCATCGAGTTTCGGGGTAAGTCCGTCGTGCTTACCAACGGCACTTTCCTGAACGGCTTGATTCACATCGGCGAGAAGAACTTCGGCGGTGGTCGGGCGGCCGAACGAGGCAGCACGGGCATTACGGAGCAGCTAAAGGAGCTAGGTTTTGAAGCCGGCCGCATGAAGACCGGTACGCCGCCCCGCGTGGATGGCCGTAGCCTAGACTACTCAAAAATGGAGGAGCAGCCCGGCGACGAGGTACCTAGCAAATTCAGCTACCTGAACACGCCTGCGTTGGTGAAACAGCGGCCGTGCTATATCACCTACACCAACTCGGAGGTGCACGAAATCCTGCGCGAGGGTTTTGAGAAATCGCCTATGTTCCAAGGCCGCATCAAAGGCCTAGGCCCGCGCTACTGCCCGTCGGTGGAAGACAAAATCAACCGCTTTGCCGATAAGGACCGCCACCAGATTTTCGTGGAGCCCGAAGGTTGGAGCACCGTAGAAGTATACGTGAACGGCTTTAGCTCTTCGCTACCCGAAGACGTACAATACCGCGCTTTGCGCAAAATTGCCGGTTTCGAGAAGGCGAAGATGTTCCGGCCTGGCTACGCCATTGAGTACGACTTCTTCCCGCCGACGCAGCTCAGCCTGACGCTCGAAACCAAGCGTATTAAGAACCTGTACTTCGCTGGCCAGATCAACGGTACGACGGGCTATGAAGAAGCCGCTTGCCAGGGCCTCATGGCGGGCATCAATGCCCATAACCGCGTGCACGGCAAGGAGCCTTTCATCCTGAAGAGGAGCGAGGCTTACATCGGTGTGCTCATCGACGACTTGGTGAACAAGGGCACCGACGAGCCGTACCGCATGTTCACGAGCCGCGCCGAGCACCGCATCCTGCTTCGCCAAGACAACGCCGACTTGCGTCTCACGCCGCTTGGCTACGCCCTGGGCCTAGCTTCGGAAGAGCGCATGGAACTGGTACGCCAAAAAGAAAGCGAAACTGCCGACGTGCTGGAGTACCTCAAAAACAAAACGGTGGAGCCAGCCGAAATCAACGGCTTGCTAGAGGAGCTAGGTTCGGCTACTATCAGCGAGAAAACCCGCGCCATTAACTTGCTGCGTCGCCCCAACATAGAGCTGGCCGACCTCACGCGTACCCTGCCAACGATGGCGCTGGAGCTCGCGCCGTATTTGGCGGACAGCTTGGAGCAGGCGGTTATTACCATCAAGTACGAAACCTACATTCAGAAGGAACATCAACAAGCCGCGCGCCTCACCGAGCTAGAAAACTTCGTTATTCAAGGCCGCCTCGACTACAAGCAGATGCCGGCTCTGTCGCACGAAGCCCGCGAGAAGCTACTACGCGTACAGCCCGAAACCATTGGCCAGGCTGCCCGCATCAGCGGTGTGTCGCCAGCCGATATTTCGGTACTGATGGTGTACCTTGGCAAGTAA
- a CDS encoding GNAT family N-acetyltransferase has translation MSAIPQYPVLWGDALDHYLGQGYYRMQQDLFTCQFLPVEGELYTVHWLRLVLPQVQFGAEQRRLFRLNQPFVVSIRPFQLTEEYEALYAHYRASTNFDAPSTIESFLFDGAKQNIFTTSIIEVRDGARLIAGGIFDSGRRTLAGIMNFYDPAYRRHSLGKYLMLLKIEYALSQQLDYYYPGYLVHDYPKFDYKLFACREATEVFDCVNRYWLPFSWPEVARQSAELMAGWQNEEADSDDLASAGD, from the coding sequence ATGTCTGCTATTCCGCAGTATCCGGTGCTTTGGGGCGATGCCTTAGACCATTACCTCGGCCAGGGCTATTACCGCATGCAGCAGGATTTATTTACCTGCCAGTTTTTACCCGTCGAGGGTGAGTTATACACGGTGCACTGGTTACGCTTAGTGCTACCGCAGGTGCAGTTTGGGGCAGAACAACGGCGCTTATTTCGCCTGAACCAGCCATTTGTCGTTAGCATCCGGCCCTTCCAGCTTACAGAAGAATACGAAGCATTGTACGCGCATTACCGTGCCTCCACCAACTTCGATGCGCCGAGCACCATTGAGTCGTTTTTATTTGATGGCGCGAAGCAAAACATATTCACTACCAGCATCATCGAAGTTCGGGATGGGGCACGGCTTATTGCCGGCGGGATTTTCGATAGTGGGCGACGCACGCTGGCAGGCATTATGAACTTCTATGACCCAGCTTACCGTCGTCATAGCTTGGGCAAGTACCTGATGCTGCTGAAAATTGAGTATGCCTTGAGCCAACAGCTGGATTATTATTACCCTGGCTATTTGGTGCACGATTACCCTAAGTTCGACTACAAGCTGTTTGCCTGCCGAGAGGCAACGGAGGTTTTCGATTGTGTCAATCGGTACTGGTTACCGTTTTCCTGGCCCGAAGTAGCGCGGCAGTCGGCGGAGTTGATGGCTGGTTGGCAAAATGAGGAAGCAGACAGCGACGACCTAGCTTCTGCTGGTGACTAG